One window from the genome of Amycolatopsis sp. NBC_01480 encodes:
- a CDS encoding MFS transporter, producing MARGGSVLLAALVVDSVGNGMFLPLSLLFFTRITDVPLSLIGLLVSLAGVLTLPVPLLAGRLADRVGPLPLVVGAQLAQGLGFLWYGQVSGPVGIFLASGLIAVGVRFFWSCIFTAVADFADAAESSRSKDSWFGLATMTRTAGLAVGGLITAVAVTSDGYRAVAYGSAACLLLAGVAIAFGVRAPRRPPEPGEEVGYRTMLRDRPFLSFAGLNTVFAGTSMMLALGLPVFVADGLGGPSWLAPVVLVGNTVLLTLLTAPVVRRLAPYRRTRVLIGAAALWAAWCFVFAALGSGQLAWVIPVLLAGTALFTAAELAHAPIAMALATALSPPAARGRYLASFQYSFTVAGLIAPAFFTTLFEVRHWLPWLVLGLLNMLAALAVHRLERIVPALALRLSA from the coding sequence GTGGCACGGGGCGGATCGGTCCTGCTCGCGGCACTGGTGGTCGATTCGGTGGGCAACGGCATGTTCCTGCCGCTCTCGCTGCTCTTCTTCACCCGGATCACCGACGTGCCGCTGTCGCTGATCGGCCTGCTGGTCAGCCTGGCCGGGGTGCTCACGCTGCCGGTCCCGCTGCTGGCCGGGCGGCTCGCCGACCGGGTGGGCCCGCTGCCGCTGGTGGTCGGCGCGCAGCTGGCGCAGGGTCTCGGCTTCCTGTGGTACGGCCAGGTCAGCGGCCCGGTGGGGATCTTCCTGGCGTCCGGGCTGATCGCGGTCGGCGTGCGGTTCTTCTGGTCGTGCATCTTCACCGCGGTCGCGGATTTCGCCGACGCCGCTGAGTCCTCGCGGAGCAAGGACAGCTGGTTCGGCCTCGCGACCATGACCCGTACGGCGGGTCTGGCGGTCGGCGGTTTGATCACCGCGGTGGCTGTGACGAGCGACGGCTACCGGGCCGTCGCGTACGGCTCGGCTGCGTGCCTCCTGCTGGCGGGTGTCGCGATCGCCTTCGGGGTGCGCGCCCCCCGAAGGCCACCCGAGCCCGGCGAGGAGGTCGGCTACCGCACGATGCTGCGGGACCGGCCGTTCCTCTCGTTCGCGGGCCTCAACACGGTATTCGCCGGCACGAGCATGATGCTGGCGCTGGGGCTGCCGGTGTTCGTGGCGGACGGGCTGGGCGGGCCGTCGTGGCTCGCGCCGGTGGTGCTGGTCGGCAACACGGTCCTGCTGACGCTGCTGACCGCCCCGGTGGTCCGGCGCCTCGCGCCCTACCGGCGGACCCGGGTGCTGATCGGGGCCGCCGCACTCTGGGCCGCGTGGTGCTTCGTCTTCGCAGCACTGGGTTCAGGCCAGCTGGCCTGGGTGATCCCGGTGCTGCTGGCCGGGACGGCGCTGTTCACCGCCGCGGAGCTGGCCCACGCGCCGATCGCGATGGCGCTGGCCACCGCACTGTCGCCGCCCGCCGCGCGCGGCCGTTACCTGGCTTCGTTCCAGTACTCGTTCACCGTGGCGGGCCTGATCGCGCCCGCGTTCTTCACCACGCTGTTCGAGGTGCGCCACTGGCTGCCGTGGCTGGTGCTGGGCCTGCTGAACATGCTGGCCGCGCTGGCCGTGCACCGCCTGGAGCGGATCGTCCCCGCCCTGGCCCTACGACTTTCGGCTTAG
- a CDS encoding FAD-dependent oxidoreductase, with protein sequence MSITIVGAGLGGLTLARVLHANGIEAAVYDLDASPSARAQGGMLDIHEESGQTALRAAGLYGEFRELIHPGGEATRVLDRNGVVLLSEEDDGDGGRPEVERGQLRDLLLGSLPEGTIRWGAKVTGARPLGDGRHEVTLADGTVFTTDVLVGADGAWSRVRPLLSPAKPAYTGVSFVELDLFEADARHPAEAAVIGGGSFFALAGGRGILAHRETDGSLHVYVAIVTAENWGAGIDFSDREAAKKAVLSHFEGWDESLRALVTNADSELIPRPIHALPVGHRWERVPGVTLLGDAAHVMSPFAGEGANLAMLDGAELGLALAAHPGDVEAALAEYERALFPRSEASAKDSADGLVMCFEESAPKRLLEMFTAPRP encoded by the coding sequence ATGAGCATCACCATCGTCGGCGCCGGACTCGGCGGCCTGACCCTCGCCCGCGTCCTGCACGCGAACGGCATCGAAGCCGCCGTCTACGACCTCGACGCCTCCCCGTCCGCCCGCGCGCAGGGCGGCATGCTCGACATCCACGAAGAGTCCGGCCAGACCGCGCTGCGCGCCGCCGGGCTGTACGGCGAATTCCGCGAACTGATCCATCCCGGCGGCGAGGCCACGCGGGTCCTCGACCGCAATGGCGTCGTCCTTCTGTCCGAAGAGGACGATGGCGACGGCGGCCGGCCCGAGGTCGAGCGCGGGCAGCTGCGCGACCTGCTGCTCGGCAGCCTGCCCGAAGGCACGATCCGCTGGGGCGCCAAGGTCACCGGCGCGCGGCCGCTCGGCGACGGCCGGCACGAGGTGACGCTGGCCGACGGCACCGTGTTCACCACCGACGTGCTGGTCGGCGCGGACGGCGCGTGGTCCCGCGTCCGCCCGCTGCTCTCTCCGGCCAAGCCGGCCTACACCGGCGTGTCGTTCGTCGAGCTGGACCTGTTCGAAGCCGACGCCCGGCATCCGGCCGAGGCGGCCGTCATCGGCGGGGGCTCGTTCTTCGCGCTGGCCGGGGGCCGGGGCATCCTCGCGCACCGCGAGACGGACGGCAGCCTGCACGTCTACGTCGCCATCGTGACGGCCGAGAACTGGGGCGCCGGCATCGACTTCAGCGACCGGGAAGCCGCGAAGAAGGCGGTGCTGAGCCACTTCGAGGGCTGGGACGAGAGCCTGCGCGCGCTCGTCACGAATGCCGACAGCGAGCTGATCCCGCGGCCCATCCACGCGCTGCCGGTCGGCCACCGCTGGGAGCGCGTCCCCGGCGTCACGCTGCTCGGCGACGCGGCGCACGTGATGTCGCCGTTCGCCGGCGAGGGCGCGAACCTCGCGATGCTGGACGGCGCCGAGCTGGGCCTGGCGCTGGCCGCGCACCCCGGCGACGTCGAGGCCGCGCTCGCTGAGTACGAGCGGGCCCTGTTCCCGCGCAGCGAGGCATCCGCCAAGGATTCGGCGGACGGCCTGGTCATGTGCTTCGAGGAGAGCGCCCCGAAGCGCCTGCTGGAGATGTTCACCGCGCCCAGGCCGTGA
- a CDS encoding TetR/AcrR family transcriptional regulator, whose protein sequence is MTTPSRRRERPAKPALSRAGIVAVAVGVLRAEGLQRVTMRRLAQELDTGASSLYVHVRNTAELHAAVLDELLGEVGLRPEGSWEERLEAVLESYTEVLLRHPGLAQSALVARPSGRHYLELVETLLALLAEGGVPAQQAAWGVDLLLQHATATAAEHVVEQSEEDWAALVTAVRALSPGTHPHLATSGADLISGDPGERMAWSWRALLSGIAATPLKEQP, encoded by the coding sequence ATGACCACACCGAGCCGTCGCCGGGAACGCCCGGCCAAGCCCGCCCTGAGCAGGGCGGGCATCGTCGCGGTCGCGGTCGGGGTGCTGCGGGCCGAAGGGCTCCAGCGGGTCACCATGCGGCGTCTCGCGCAGGAGCTGGATACCGGCGCTTCGTCGTTGTACGTCCACGTTCGCAACACCGCCGAGCTGCACGCCGCGGTACTCGACGAGCTGCTCGGCGAGGTCGGCCTGAGGCCGGAGGGCAGCTGGGAAGAGCGGCTGGAAGCCGTGCTCGAGTCGTACACCGAGGTGCTGCTCCGTCATCCGGGGCTGGCGCAGTCCGCGCTCGTGGCCCGGCCCAGCGGCCGGCACTACCTGGAGCTGGTCGAGACGCTGCTCGCGCTCTTGGCCGAGGGCGGAGTACCGGCGCAGCAAGCTGCCTGGGGCGTCGACCTCCTGCTCCAGCACGCGACGGCCACCGCCGCCGAGCACGTCGTCGAACAGTCCGAAGAGGACTGGGCCGCGCTCGTCACCGCCGTCCGGGCCCTCTCGCCCGGCACCCACCCGCACCTGGCCACGTCCGGCGCGGATCTCATCTCGGGCGATCCGGGGGAGCGCATGGCATGGTCATGGCGAGCCCTGCTGTCCGGTATCGCCGCCACCCCTTTGAAGGAGCAGCCATGA
- a CDS encoding isochorismatase family protein — MPVSTIDERAALVLIDLQNGVAAAPTQPHAGPEVVARGAELADAFRAAGQAVVHVRVTMAADGSDWPSGRTEAPPRGGTRPEGWDQIVDELSGHPEDLVVTKRNVGAFHGTDLDLQLRRRGITQIVLGGIATSMGVESTARAAHDHGYHVTLVTDAMGDMDADVHRNSVERIFPRLGETGTTAEILALLKS, encoded by the coding sequence ATGCCCGTCTCCACCATCGACGAGCGCGCCGCGCTGGTGCTCATCGACCTGCAGAACGGCGTCGCCGCGGCGCCGACCCAGCCCCACGCCGGGCCGGAGGTCGTCGCGCGCGGGGCCGAGCTGGCGGACGCCTTCCGCGCCGCCGGGCAGGCGGTCGTCCACGTTCGCGTGACGATGGCCGCCGACGGCTCCGACTGGCCGTCCGGGCGCACCGAAGCCCCGCCGCGCGGCGGCACCCGGCCCGAGGGCTGGGACCAGATCGTCGACGAGCTGTCCGGTCACCCCGAGGACCTCGTGGTGACCAAGCGCAACGTGGGCGCCTTCCACGGCACGGACCTCGACCTGCAGCTGCGCCGCCGCGGCATCACGCAGATCGTGCTCGGCGGCATCGCCACCAGCATGGGCGTGGAGTCCACCGCCCGCGCGGCGCACGACCACGGCTACCACGTCACCCTGGTCACCGACGCGATGGGCGACATGGACGCGGACGTGCACCGCAACAGCGTCGAGCGGATCTTCCCGCGCCTCGGCGAAACCGGTACCACGGCGGAAATCCTGGCCCTGCTGAAGTCTTGA
- a CDS encoding MFS transporter: MRRRQNDPEAFDRRLIAPMVMGSILNPVNSSIIAVSLVPIGVALGAPPAQTAWLVSALYLATAIGQPVVGRLVDLYGPRALFLVGGVLVGAAGVLGLVAPNLPVLIVARVLLGFGTCAGYPAAMSLIRSEGERTGHDRPGGVLTLLAITTQTIAVIGPTLGGLLIGLGGWRATIAVNIPLALACLVLGALYLPRHHQRPDGPVRLDFPGIGLFAATLVSLLLFLMNPNGAHWYLLAIAFAAGAGFAVRELRTTAPFLDLRVLGGNLPLLLTYARSLLAYVVSYAFLYGYTQWLEEGRGLSASRSGLLLLPVFLVGIGVAALTGRYKEVRGKLLVGAAGQIAACALLLTLGGTSPIWLLVAVALVLGVPQGLNGLALQNSVYYQADPERIGASAGLLRTFMYVGAMVASAATGGFFGPRADTGGLHHLAWFVLAVSVLFLAVTLFDRKLRHAAAK, translated from the coding sequence TTGCGACGCAGGCAAAATGACCCCGAGGCATTCGACCGCCGGCTGATCGCGCCGATGGTCATGGGCTCGATCCTGAACCCGGTCAACTCCTCGATCATCGCCGTCTCGCTCGTGCCGATCGGGGTGGCGCTCGGGGCGCCGCCGGCGCAGACGGCCTGGCTGGTTTCCGCGCTCTACCTCGCCACGGCGATCGGCCAGCCGGTCGTCGGACGGCTGGTGGACCTGTACGGGCCGCGGGCCCTGTTCCTCGTCGGCGGCGTGCTGGTCGGTGCCGCCGGAGTCCTCGGCCTGGTCGCGCCGAACCTGCCGGTGCTGATCGTCGCGCGGGTCCTGCTCGGCTTCGGCACCTGCGCCGGTTATCCGGCCGCGATGTCCTTGATCCGCAGCGAAGGCGAGCGCACCGGTCACGACCGGCCGGGGGGCGTGCTCACCCTGCTCGCCATCACCACGCAGACGATCGCGGTGATCGGCCCGACGCTCGGCGGCTTGCTGATCGGCCTGGGCGGCTGGCGCGCGACGATCGCGGTCAACATCCCGCTGGCGCTGGCCTGTCTCGTGCTCGGCGCCCTGTACCTGCCGCGCCACCACCAGCGCCCGGACGGCCCGGTGCGCTTGGACTTCCCCGGCATCGGCCTGTTCGCCGCGACGCTCGTGTCGCTGCTGCTGTTCCTGATGAACCCGAACGGCGCGCACTGGTACCTGCTCGCCATCGCCTTCGCGGCGGGCGCCGGCTTCGCCGTCCGGGAACTCCGGACCACGGCGCCGTTCCTCGACCTGCGGGTGCTCGGCGGGAACTTGCCGCTGCTGCTCACGTACGCCCGCAGCCTGCTCGCGTACGTCGTCTCGTACGCCTTCCTGTACGGCTACACGCAATGGCTCGAGGAGGGCCGCGGCCTGTCCGCCTCGCGGTCCGGGCTCCTGCTGCTGCCGGTGTTCCTGGTCGGGATCGGCGTCGCCGCGCTGACCGGGCGGTACAAGGAGGTGCGCGGCAAGCTGCTCGTCGGCGCGGCCGGGCAGATCGCGGCGTGCGCGCTGCTGCTCACGCTCGGCGGGACCAGCCCGATCTGGCTGCTCGTGGCGGTCGCCTTGGTGCTCGGCGTGCCGCAGGGGCTCAACGGCCTCGCGTTGCAGAACTCCGTGTACTACCAAGCGGATCCCGAACGGATCGGCGCTTCGGCCGGGCTGCTGCGCACGTTCATGTACGTCGGCGCGATGGTCGCGTCGGCGGCCACCGGCGGCTTCTTCGGCCCGCGCGCCGACACCGGTGGCCTGCACCACCTCGCCTGGTTCGTGCTCGCCGTCAGCGTGCTGTTCCTGGCGGTCACCCTGTTCGACCGGAAGCTGCGGCACGCCGCGGCGAAGTGA
- a CDS encoding MarR family winged helix-turn-helix transcriptional regulator encodes MDESTASDSAVYAAREIRVVFSRIRRRLKDASDNRELTPSQTSVLSRLSKEGPASMSALAAAERVRPQSMAATLAPLDERGFTHRRPDPDDGRRQLISLSETGREFVEGKRRAGEEWLVRALDERLSERERRTVIDAMALIERLDAP; translated from the coding sequence ATGGACGAGAGCACCGCGTCGGATTCGGCCGTGTACGCAGCGCGAGAGATACGCGTGGTCTTCAGCCGCATTCGCCGGCGGTTGAAGGACGCTTCCGACAACCGGGAGCTGACGCCGTCGCAGACTTCGGTGCTGAGCCGCCTGAGCAAGGAAGGCCCGGCGTCGATGAGCGCGCTGGCCGCGGCCGAGCGCGTGCGTCCCCAGTCCATGGCGGCCACCCTCGCCCCCCTCGACGAGCGCGGCTTCACCCACCGCCGCCCCGACCCGGACGACGGCCGCCGCCAGCTCATCTCCCTCAGCGAAACCGGCCGTGAGTTCGTCGAGGGCAAGCGCCGCGCCGGAGAGGAATGGCTCGTGCGCGCCCTTGACGAACGACTGTCCGAGCGGGAACGCCGGACGGTGATCGACGCCATGGCCCTGATCGAAAGGCTCGACGCCCCATGA